In a genomic window of Methanosarcina horonobensis HB-1 = JCM 15518:
- a CDS encoding dTDP-glucose 4,6-dehydratase — translation MKILVTGGAGFIGSHLCEKYTKNGDTVLCLDNFINGSLTNIRHLLNYRNFKLINGDIQNYDLLEKIMRDVDVVFHLAAQIHVDRSIVEPKLTYDINVLGTQNILEAARIHDVNRVIHASTSEVYGSAKYSPMDEDHQLLAPHPYGASKIAADRMCYAYINTYGMDICIARPFNIYGPRQKDSGYGGAISIFTKRVLSGLPPIIYGDGNQTRDYTFVGDIVRAYDSILNHSNPIKEPVNFGTGAEFRIVDIANKIIQLCDSDLKPVFVEPRPGEVQRLIADTTRAQKILGWRAEYTLEEGLKEFINWYKNYKSEEWAKPR, via the coding sequence ATGAAGATACTAGTAACTGGTGGTGCTGGATTTATCGGATCTCATTTGTGTGAGAAATATACAAAAAATGGAGATACAGTTTTGTGTTTGGATAACTTCATAAATGGAAGTCTGACAAATATAAGACATCTCCTGAATTATCGAAATTTTAAACTAATAAACGGTGATATCCAAAACTATGATCTTTTAGAGAAAATAATGAGAGATGTAGACGTCGTATTTCATTTAGCTGCGCAAATTCATGTGGATAGGTCTATTGTTGAACCAAAATTGACCTATGATATCAATGTACTGGGGACTCAAAACATCCTTGAAGCCGCCAGAATTCACGACGTAAATAGAGTGATACATGCATCTACAAGTGAGGTATATGGATCTGCAAAGTATTCTCCAATGGATGAAGATCATCAGCTTCTCGCACCACATCCATACGGAGCTAGCAAAATCGCTGCCGACAGAATGTGTTATGCTTACATAAACACTTATGGTATGGACATATGTATCGCCAGGCCTTTCAATATATATGGCCCAAGACAGAAAGATTCCGGATACGGCGGTGCAATTTCGATATTTACAAAAAGGGTTTTGAGTGGTTTACCTCCAATTATTTATGGAGATGGAAATCAAACAAGAGACTATACTTTTGTAGGCGATATTGTTAGAGCTTATGATTCAATATTAAATCACAGTAATCCAATAAAAGAGCCTGTTAATTTTGGCACAGGTGCAGAGTTCAGGATTGTAGATATCGCAAACAAAATTATTCAACTTTGTGATAGTGATTTAAAACCGGTTTTCGTTGAGCCCAGACCTGGAGAAGTTCAAAGGCTAATCGCAGATACCACCAGAGCTCAAAAAATACTTGGATGGAGGGCAGAATACACACTTGAAGAAGGTCTGAAAGAATTCATAAACTGGTACAAAAATTACAAATCAGAAGAATGGGCCAAACCAAGGTGA
- a CDS encoding glycosyltransferase, with product MRFGVLGSNNIYVRETTAEISNFFHVDAIILKKKEEKCNIDSEKKINLKFIDSKSLFSLLRLPFAIKKTSRRVDGFIVHYMNLYFALLIASRIIINKPIAYLCYGSDVHGSKIGNWFVKKALKNVDLIFVEVPSQKDYLHNFFGVPYDKLESSKIVFPVDPSFKRYDDSQKEIIRKKWNLDSKYVIFSPRTADGLYNHHILVKAVSFLEDDLKKDIQIVITGYTGAGNRDYLNRLIEIGKENNVCMVNLDKFLTPQEMAEIYNISSINVNIPKHDQLARSIMEGCLCGCIPLLNVEIPAYHDLFKNEENCVFVEPEPEAVATKIEWILKNGDKLEEHFFAENIKIFLRYQNTKQIYQYLTARIEKIVR from the coding sequence ATGAGATTTGGGGTTCTTGGATCAAATAACATTTATGTTAGAGAAACTACTGCTGAGATTTCTAATTTTTTTCATGTTGATGCAATTATTTTAAAAAAGAAAGAGGAAAAATGTAACATTGATTCAGAGAAAAAAATAAATTTAAAGTTTATTGATAGCAAATCTTTGTTTTCGTTATTAAGACTACCTTTTGCAATAAAAAAGACCAGTAGACGTGTTGATGGATTTATTGTTCATTACATGAATCTTTATTTTGCATTATTAATTGCATCTAGAATTATAATAAACAAACCCATAGCTTATCTATGCTATGGTAGTGATGTTCATGGATCAAAAATTGGAAACTGGTTCGTAAAAAAAGCACTTAAAAATGTTGATTTAATTTTTGTGGAAGTTCCTTCTCAAAAAGATTATCTGCATAATTTTTTTGGAGTTCCATATGATAAGTTAGAATCTTCCAAGATTGTGTTTCCGGTAGATCCTTCTTTTAAAAGATATGATGATTCACAAAAGGAAATTATAAGGAAAAAATGGAATTTGGACTCAAAATATGTAATATTTTCCCCTCGTACTGCAGATGGACTTTATAATCATCACATTCTGGTTAAAGCAGTAAGCTTCCTTGAGGATGATTTAAAGAAAGATATACAAATCGTAATTACCGGATATACTGGAGCAGGAAATAGAGATTATCTGAATAGATTAATTGAAATTGGAAAAGAAAATAATGTTTGTATGGTTAATTTGGATAAATTTCTGACACCTCAAGAAATGGCTGAAATTTATAATATTTCATCGATTAACGTAAATATTCCGAAACATGACCAATTAGCTAGATCTATAATGGAAGGTTGCCTGTGTGGATGCATACCTTTATTAAATGTAGAAATACCAGCTTATCATGATTTATTTAAAAATGAAGAAAATTGTGTTTTTGTAGAACCCGAACCAGAAGCTGTTGCTACAAAAATAGAATGGATACTTAAAAACGGAGATAAATTAGAAGAACATTTTTTTGCAGAGAACATTAAAATATTTTTGAGGTACCAGAACACTAAGCAAATTTATCAATATCTGACAGCAAGAATTGAAAAAATAGTCCGTTAA